One window of the Posidoniimonas polymericola genome contains the following:
- a CDS encoding response regulator transcription factor, whose amino-acid sequence MNELSAIPVSTDYLHIVKMLMDKCGVRPHIYENAGAWADDSSAQHKDLTARMIKREGMPTPAQDATEEHCMLLVGPLHEILSQKLPEFVNQVHPGLPVVAACDSPRLADVVSAIRQGARDVIDLSSTDADACSAIREALEYGRETEGQRLRTMELRQRLKTITLGERQVLDCMLEGLANKETAKTLSIGLRTVELRRAKIMTKMGAKGVAELIKLFCEARAPGVDTRAVR is encoded by the coding sequence GTGAACGAGCTCAGCGCAATACCCGTAAGCACCGACTATCTGCACATCGTCAAGATGCTGATGGACAAGTGTGGCGTGAGGCCGCACATCTACGAGAACGCCGGCGCCTGGGCCGACGACTCCAGCGCGCAGCACAAGGACCTTACCGCGCGGATGATCAAGCGCGAGGGCATGCCCACCCCGGCGCAAGACGCGACCGAAGAGCACTGCATGCTGCTGGTCGGTCCGCTGCACGAGATCCTCTCCCAGAAGCTGCCCGAGTTCGTCAACCAGGTGCACCCCGGCCTGCCGGTCGTGGCGGCCTGCGACTCGCCGCGGCTGGCGGACGTGGTCTCGGCGATCCGCCAGGGCGCCCGCGACGTGATCGACCTCTCGTCGACGGACGCGGACGCCTGCTCCGCCATCCGCGAGGCGCTCGAGTACGGCCGCGAGACCGAGGGTCAGCGGCTCCGCACGATGGAGCTCCGCCAGCGCCTCAAGACCATCACCCTTGGCGAACGCCAGGTGCTCGACTGCATGCTCGAGGGCCTCGCCAACAAAGAGACCGCCAAGACGCTCAGCATCGGGCTCCGCACGGTCGAGCTGCGCCGCGCCAAGATCATGACCAAGATGGGCGCCAAGGGCGTCGCGGAGCTGATCAAGCTCTTCTGCGAGGCCCGCGCCCCCGGCGTCGACACCCGGGCGGTCCGATAG